In Pirellulales bacterium, the following are encoded in one genomic region:
- a CDS encoding Gfo/Idh/MocA family oxidoreductase, whose product MKTLRFGMIGAGFWAKYQLAAWGHVPGVRCTAIANRTRGKADRLAAEFDVPATYDDVETMLAAEEFDFIDVVTDVGTHRRFVELVAKHKLDAICQKPLAESTADVRAMIAACREAGTRLLVHENWRWQTPLRAVKAALDANAVGKVFRARIQYSNSFPVFDNQPFLRSLERFLLMDIGTHVLDAARFLFGEFESAYCQTCRVHQGIRGEDVATVMLRTVGGATVNCEMSYASRLENERFPQTFLLIEGERGSIELGPDYWVRTTTSELTDVKRHAPYQYPWADRDYDVVHASIVPCLQNLTADLRSTAPAETTAADNLRTLELVEAAYESAATGCSVKLRSDAEEE is encoded by the coding sequence ATGAAGACGCTTCGATTCGGGATGATCGGCGCCGGATTCTGGGCCAAGTACCAGTTGGCCGCGTGGGGCCACGTTCCTGGAGTCCGCTGCACAGCCATCGCGAATCGCACGCGGGGCAAGGCCGATCGACTGGCAGCAGAATTCGACGTGCCGGCGACTTACGACGACGTCGAGACGATGCTGGCCGCGGAGGAGTTCGATTTCATCGACGTCGTCACCGACGTCGGCACGCATCGGCGCTTCGTCGAACTCGTCGCAAAGCACAAGCTCGACGCAATCTGCCAGAAACCGCTGGCGGAGTCGACCGCCGACGTGCGAGCGATGATCGCCGCATGCCGCGAGGCGGGAACAAGGTTGCTGGTCCACGAAAACTGGCGCTGGCAAACCCCGCTGCGCGCGGTGAAGGCGGCGCTCGATGCGAATGCCGTCGGCAAGGTGTTTCGCGCCCGGATTCAGTACAGCAACAGCTTCCCCGTTTTTGACAACCAGCCGTTTTTGAGAAGTCTCGAACGTTTCCTGCTGATGGACATCGGAACGCACGTCCTCGATGCGGCGCGGTTCCTGTTCGGGGAATTCGAGTCGGCGTATTGCCAGACGTGCCGGGTTCACCAGGGCATCCGCGGCGAAGACGTCGCAACAGTCATGCTCCGGACCGTCGGCGGGGCGACGGTGAATTGCGAAATGAGCTACGCCAGCCGGCTGGAGAACGAACGCTTCCCGCAAACCTTCCTGCTGATCGAGGGGGAACGCGGATCGATCGAACTCGGCCCCGACTATTGGGTGCGAACGACCACGTCGGAGTTGACCGACGTCAAACGTCACGCGCCGTACCAGTATCCCTGGGCCGACCGCGATTACGACGTGGTTCACGCGAGCATCGTCCCGTGCTTGCAGAATCTGACCGCCGACCTGCGCTCCACGGCGCCCGCGGAGACGACCGCGGCCGACAATCTGCGCACGCTCGAGCTCGTGGAGGCGGCGTACGAATCAGCGGCGACAGGCTGCAGCGTCAAGCTCCGTTCGGACGCGGAGGAGGAGTAA